One Pseudomonas lalucatii genomic window carries:
- a CDS encoding LysR family transcriptional regulator has protein sequence MKIEFLDTFADLVETRNFNRTAERLCVTQSTVSMRIRSLEEAIGAQLFIRGRAGAELTAEGRRFESYAANLRLCWNQARQDIGMPRDYQGRLRIATQVSLWQRLISKWVFWLRQEFPKTAIHVEADYSKTMIDELSFGNLDIAVIYTPQYRPELEIQHLFNERFVMVAAQPQALAEVRVEDYVLVAICPHFVARHGELLPQLQLAPVSMGLGVMSVEYLRGRGGAAYLPADLAQQYIDSGDFFPVADAPQIEQPVFVSFLSKNRHRPQISKALKALRLIALD, from the coding sequence ATGAAAATCGAGTTCCTGGACACCTTCGCCGACCTGGTGGAGACGCGTAACTTCAACCGCACCGCCGAGCGCCTGTGCGTCACCCAGTCGACCGTGAGCATGCGCATCCGCAGCCTGGAGGAGGCGATCGGCGCCCAGCTGTTCATCCGCGGCCGCGCCGGCGCCGAGCTGACCGCCGAGGGCCGGCGCTTCGAGAGCTATGCCGCCAACCTGCGTCTGTGCTGGAACCAGGCGCGCCAGGACATCGGCATGCCGCGCGACTACCAGGGCCGCCTGCGCATCGCCACCCAGGTGAGTCTGTGGCAGCGGCTGATCAGCAAGTGGGTGTTCTGGCTGCGCCAGGAGTTTCCCAAGACGGCCATCCATGTCGAGGCCGACTACTCCAAGACCATGATCGACGAGCTGAGCTTCGGCAACCTGGACATCGCGGTGATCTACACCCCGCAGTACCGCCCGGAACTGGAGATCCAGCACCTGTTCAACGAGCGCTTCGTGATGGTCGCCGCGCAGCCGCAGGCGCTCGCCGAGGTGCGCGTGGAAGACTACGTGCTGGTCGCCATCTGCCCGCACTTCGTCGCCCGCCACGGCGAACTGCTGCCGCAGCTGCAGCTGGCGCCGGTGTCCATGGGCCTGGGGGTGATGAGCGTGGAATACCTGCGCGGCCGCGGGGGCGCGGCCTACCTGCCGGCCGACCTGGCGCAGCAGTACATCGACAGCGGCGACTTCTTCCCGGTGGCCGACGCGCCGCAGATCGAGCAGCCGGTGTTCGTCTCCTTTCTCAGCAAGAACCGCCATCGCCCGCAGATCAGCAAGGCGCTCAAGGCCCTGCGCCTGATCGCCCTCGACTGA
- a CDS encoding metal ABC transporter ATP-binding protein — translation MNHALRVENLSVCYAGHYAVEDASLSIEAGQLVGIIGPNGAGKSTLLKALLELIPSDHGRVEIGGRPLPQARRTVAYVPQRSEIDWQFPIDVLDTVVLGTYPNLGWFNKPGRHERQRALECLRRVGLQDLAQRQIGELSGGQQQRVFLARALAQHADLYLLDEPFVGIDALSERTIIGILKALRDAGKTVLVVHHDLSKAAEYFDRVILINQRILGYGAAAEVCTPAALARAYLGDLPCTAQPGVAC, via the coding sequence ATGAACCACGCCTTGCGGGTCGAGAATCTGAGCGTCTGCTATGCCGGCCACTATGCCGTCGAGGATGCCAGCCTGAGCATCGAAGCGGGGCAGCTGGTCGGCATCATCGGCCCCAACGGCGCCGGCAAGTCGACCCTGCTCAAGGCCCTGCTCGAGCTGATTCCCAGCGACCACGGCCGGGTCGAGATCGGCGGCCGGCCGTTGCCGCAGGCCCGCCGCACGGTCGCCTATGTGCCGCAGCGCAGCGAGATCGACTGGCAGTTCCCGATCGATGTGCTGGACACCGTGGTGCTCGGCACCTACCCCAACCTGGGCTGGTTCAACAAGCCGGGGCGGCATGAGCGGCAGCGGGCCCTGGAGTGCCTGCGACGGGTCGGCCTGCAGGACCTGGCCCAGCGCCAGATCGGCGAGCTGTCCGGCGGCCAGCAGCAGCGGGTGTTCCTCGCCAGGGCGCTGGCCCAGCACGCCGACCTGTACCTGCTGGACGAGCCCTTCGTCGGCATCGACGCACTCAGCGAACGCACCATCATCGGCATCCTCAAGGCCCTGCGCGACGCGGGCAAGACGGTGCTGGTGGTGCATCACGACCTGAGCAAGGCCGCCGAGTATTTCGACCGGGTGATCCTGATCAACCAGCGCATCCTCGGCTACGGCGCCGCCGCCGAGGTCTGCACCCCGGCCGCCCTGGCCAGGGCCTACCTGGGCGACCTGCCCTGCACCGCGCAACCGGGAGTGGCCTGCTGA